The DNA sequence CGCTGTGTTAGCCTGCTAAGGCTAAAAAGTCAAAAATGACAGCGTTGTCTTTTTTCTGTTTATGTTTTAACATCGATGAAACAAGGGGGCAACTTGCGCCCAAGCTGTAATGTACCAAGCCGATATCATTGAGCTGATATCCGAAGATTAATTACTATAAGAAAACAGGCTTATGGAAATGACATTAAATAGTGAAAGTAAGCGCAGCAGCGTGATCCCCATGGCGATCGTTGCCGGACTCTTCTTTATTCTGGGTTTTGCGACCTGGCTAAATGGGTCCTTGATGCCTTACCTCAAGCAGATCCTGCAACTCACCCCGCTTCAAGCCTCCCTCATTCTCTTCTCCTTCTATATCGCCGTGACCTTTACCGCATTGCCCTCGGCATGGGTGATCCGTAAGGTGGGTTACAAGACAGGCATGGCGATGGGCATGGGGATCATGATGATTGCCGGCCTGCTGTTCATACCCGCGGCCAAGACGCAGGTATTTGCGTTGTTTCTGTTTGCGCAGCTGGTGATGGGCACGGGCCAGACCCTGCTACAGACGGCAGTGAATCCCTATGTGGTCAGAATTGGCCCCGAGGAGTCGGCCGCCGCTCGCGTGAGTGTCATGGGGATCCTCAACAAAGGCGCAGGGGTGATCGCGCCGCTGGTGTTTACCGCCCTGATCCTCGACAGCTTTAAAGACAGAGTCGGCGTTGAACTGACCCAGGCGCAGATCGACGAGATGGCCAATGGCCTAGTGTTCCCATATCTGGGCATGGCTATCTTTATCGGTGTGCTGGCGCTGTTGGTGAAGAAGTCGCCTCTGCCAGAGCTTGAAAATGAAGACGAGCAAGAGGAGGGCACCAAGGGCCATACCCGCGAGGCGCTGTCTCATCCTAATCTGGCATTAGGGGTAGTAGCACTGTTTTTCTATGTGGCAGTAGAAGTGATCGCCGGCGATACCATAGGCACCTTCGCCCTCTCTCTCGGGGTCGAGAACTATGGCGTGATGACCTCCTATACCATGATCTGCATGGTCATAGGTTATTCGCTGGGTATACTGACCATTCCCCGCTTCATCTCTCAGCCTAAGGCGCTGATGATCTCGGCGATACTAGGCCTAATGCTGACGCTGGGGATCTTATTTGGTGACAACGAGTCCTATGCTATCGCCAACGCGTTGCTGGTTCCCTTCGGCGG is a window from the Shewanella loihica PV-4 genome containing:
- the nagP gene encoding N-acetylglucosamine MFS transporter NagP gives rise to the protein MEMTLNSESKRSSVIPMAIVAGLFFILGFATWLNGSLMPYLKQILQLTPLQASLILFSFYIAVTFTALPSAWVIRKVGYKTGMAMGMGIMMIAGLLFIPAAKTQVFALFLFAQLVMGTGQTLLQTAVNPYVVRIGPEESAAARVSVMGILNKGAGVIAPLVFTALILDSFKDRVGVELTQAQIDEMANGLVFPYLGMAIFIGVLALLVKKSPLPELENEDEQEEGTKGHTREALSHPNLALGVVALFFYVAVEVIAGDTIGTFALSLGVENYGVMTSYTMICMVIGYSLGILTIPRFISQPKALMISAILGLMLTLGILFGDNESYAIANALLVPFGGAMLPDTLLMIAFLGLANAIVWPAVWPLALSGMGKLTSTGSALLVMGIAGGAFGPLFWGLTSSATSLGQQGGYMVMLPCYLFILFYAVKGYKMRSWK